Proteins from a genomic interval of Ptychodera flava strain L36383 chromosome 7, AS_Pfla_20210202, whole genome shotgun sequence:
- the LOC139136858 gene encoding zinc finger CW-type PWWP domain protein 1-like isoform X2: METLGDETSQKLDPEALSTESDEVVENAGSCSESVVQHDHSSKAKNSQKSSGFSAPIRKSSGDSQKGGDISDDNDNEKSSKTTEETGKKKKRGPKPKQNQLNSQKVTGKAVIPIRALTDDEYEDIFSAVLKRMEVDTVNEVNNLEEISTETVNDKDDVKDDFEELLKVEDNFTDKIFDEKQNEDLSADTKNGNVEADVNDADNVSDREAGDEEAQDDQPVEDGAAENQGVYDPDVDESMVNEDLKTPNISNDNLKRICTPKRPAKSSSKKKTGSKQKIARKESNAEKTPRKLDFQHSKNAKDISKKESKERKPKGKKTKKSKREKFAEREIEQSEIWVQCSNTYCLKWRKCLNVTDASTIPDNWECHMNADERYNSCMVPQQKIEEPDEDHEFVFTRYNIGSLVWARMQGFPWWPGMLEEDPDTECFYETDGASLYPKKYHVVFFGDKVSRAWVSSNNVEAFTGAEEIEDFGQTKLKGKNYMKELVKAKEEGMKALEMSVKERISMYGFSKRYKGSWGADFSGSQTLSQESGEAEGEMGAHSSGSRESSQVLMVHEILSNAESVLNEAETVLNELEGSMQDLDTDSDFKPESPKKKKNSKKRKIREDKEESPKKKKNSKKRKIREDKENEKENKTEEMESQPRKRKVEKSDAGEKAKKKKLQEGNDVQDEENAKSMEKEPDKVVQSESDGRVKTEEKPKLKKGKKKNEEKKVSQKKCNSDSIEQVPRNKDDKVKNKGKKECVEERKQKKH; the protein is encoded by the exons ATGGAAACTTTGGGTGATGAAACATCCCAAAAGCTTGACCCTGAAGCTTTAAGTACTG AGTCTGATGAAGTTGTAGAGAATGCAGGTAGCTGTAGTGAAAGTGTAGTTCAACATGATCATAGTAGCAAAGCTAAGAATTCACAGAAGTCTAGTGGCTTTTCTGCCCCCATCAGAAAATCAAGCGGTGACTCTCAGAAG GGAGGTGACATAAGTGATGATAACGACAATGAGAAAAGTTCAAAAACAACAGAAGAAAccggaaaaaagaaaaaacggGGACCT AAACCTAAACAGAATCAGCTGAACTCTCAGAAAGTGACAGGGAAGGCTGTGATTCCAATCAGAGCCTTAACTGATGATGAATATGAGGATATTTTCAGTGCTGTTCTGAAGAGAATGGAAGTTGACACAG TAAATGAAGTGAACAACTTGGAAGAAATATCAACAGAGACAGTGAATGACAAAGATGATGTTAAAGATGACTTTGAAGAACTCCTTAAAGTTGAAG ATAACTTTACagataaaatttttgatgaaaagcaAAATGAAGATTTGTCTGCTGACACAAAGAATGGGAATGTAGAAGCTGATGTAAACGATGCTGATAATGTCTCTGACCGAGAAGCAGGTGATGAAGAAGCTCAAGATGATCAACCAGTGGAAGACGGTGCAGCAGAGAATCAAGGAGTATATGATCCAGATGTCGATGAATCTATGGT CAATGAAGATCTGAAAACACCAAATATCAGTAACGACAACCTTAAACGTATTTGCACCCCCAAAAGACCTGCAAAATCTTCATCAAAGAAGAAAACAGGCTCCAAGCAAAAGATAGCCAGGAAAGAATCAAATGCAGAGAAAACTCCAAGAAAATTAGATTTTCAGCATTCCAAGAATGCAAAag ATATTTCCAAGAAAGAATCCAAAGAACGGAAACCCAAAGggaagaaaacaaagaaatcaaagCGAGAAAAGTTTGCTGAGAGAGAAATAGAGCAGAGTGAGATATGGGTACAATGTTCAAATACATACTGCCTCAAGTGGAGGAAGTGTTTAAATGTGACTGATGCTAGCACAATACCTGACAACTGGGAATGCCATATGAATGCAG ATGAGCGGTACAACTCATGTATGGTGCCACAACAGAAGATAGAAGAACCAGATGAAGATCATGAGTTTGTCTTTACCAGATACAATATTGGTTCCCTTGTCTGGGCTAGAATGCAAGGATTTCCATG GTGGCCTGGGATGCTGGAAGAAGATCCAGACACAGAGTGCTTTTATGAAACTGATGGTGCTTCACTGTACCCA aaaaaataccatGTAGTATTTTTTGGTGACAAGGTGTCAAGGGCATGGGTCTCCTCTAACAATGTAGAAGCTTTCACAGGAGCCGAGGAAATTGAAGATTTTGGCCAA ACCAAGTTGAAGGGTAAAAACTATATGAAGGAATTGGTAAAGGCAAAGGAAGAAGGCATGAAAGCCCTTGAGATGTCAGTCAAG gaaaggATATCTATGTATGGTTTCAGTAAAAGGTACAAAGGTTCATGGGGAGCAGACTTTTCAG GATCACAGACCCTGTCCCAAGAATCAGGTGAAGCAGAAGGTGAGATGGGAGCACATTCAAGTGGTTCCAGAGAAAGCAGTCAAGTTTTAATGGTGCATGAGATTCTAAGTAATGCTGAGAGTGTTCTGAATGAAGCTGAAACTGTGCTTAATGAGTTGGAAGGATCAATGCAGG ACCTGGATACAGACAgtgacttcaagccagagtcaccgaagaaaaagaaaaattccaaGAAAAGAAAGATCAGAGAAGACAAGGAAGAGTCAccgaagaaaaagaaaaattccaaGAAAAGAAAGATCAGAGAAGACaaggaaaatgaaaaagagAATAAAACAGAGGAAATGGAAAGCCAGCCAAGAAAGAGAAAAGTTGAGAAATCTGATGCAGGAGAGaaagcaaagaaaaagaaactccAAGAAGGCAATGATGTGCAGGATGAAGAAAATGCCAAAAGTATGGAAAAGGAGCCAGATAAGGTGGTCCAATCAGAGAGTGATGGTAGAGTGAAGACTGAAGAAAAACCAAAACTGAAGAAAGGAAAGAAGAAAAATGAAGAGAAAAAAGTCAGTCAAAAGAAATGCAATTCTGATAGCATTGAGCAGGTACCTCGTAATAAAGATGATAAGGTTAAGAATAAGGgaaagaaagaatgtgttgaaGAAAGGAAACAGAAAAAACATTAG
- the LOC139136858 gene encoding zinc finger CW-type PWWP domain protein 1-like isoform X3 produces the protein MEVDTVNEVNNLEEISTETVNDKDDVKDDFEELLKVEDNFTDKIFDEKQNEDLSADTKNGNVEADVNDADNVSDREAGDEEAQDDQPVEDGAAENQGVYDPDVDESMVNEDLKTPNISNDNLKRICTPKRPAKSSSKKKTGSKQKIARKESNAEKTPRKLDFQHSKNAKDISKKESKERKPKGKKTKKSKREKFAEREIEQSEIWVQCSNTYCLKWRKCLNVTDASTIPDNWECHMNADERYNSCMVPQQKIEEPDEDHEFVFTRYNIGSLVWARMQGFPWWPGMLEEDPDTECFYETDGASLYPKKYHVVFFGDKVSRAWVSSNNVEAFTGAEEIEDFGQTKLKGKNYMKELVKAKEEGMKALEMSVKERISMYGFSKRYKGSWGADFSGSQTLSQESGEAEGEMGAHSSGSRESSQVLMVHEILSNAESVLNEAETVLNELEGSMQDLDTDSDFKPESPKKKKNSKKRKIREDKEESPKKKKNSKKRKIREDKENEKENKTEEMESQPRKRKVEKSDAGEKAKKKKLQEGNDVQDEENAKSMEKEPDKVVQSESDGRVKTEEKPKLKKGKKKNEEKKVSQKKCNSDSIEQVPRNKDDKVKNKGKKECVEERKQKKH, from the exons ATGGAAGTTGACACAG TAAATGAAGTGAACAACTTGGAAGAAATATCAACAGAGACAGTGAATGACAAAGATGATGTTAAAGATGACTTTGAAGAACTCCTTAAAGTTGAAG ATAACTTTACagataaaatttttgatgaaaagcaAAATGAAGATTTGTCTGCTGACACAAAGAATGGGAATGTAGAAGCTGATGTAAACGATGCTGATAATGTCTCTGACCGAGAAGCAGGTGATGAAGAAGCTCAAGATGATCAACCAGTGGAAGACGGTGCAGCAGAGAATCAAGGAGTATATGATCCAGATGTCGATGAATCTATGGT CAATGAAGATCTGAAAACACCAAATATCAGTAACGACAACCTTAAACGTATTTGCACCCCCAAAAGACCTGCAAAATCTTCATCAAAGAAGAAAACAGGCTCCAAGCAAAAGATAGCCAGGAAAGAATCAAATGCAGAGAAAACTCCAAGAAAATTAGATTTTCAGCATTCCAAGAATGCAAAag ATATTTCCAAGAAAGAATCCAAAGAACGGAAACCCAAAGggaagaaaacaaagaaatcaaagCGAGAAAAGTTTGCTGAGAGAGAAATAGAGCAGAGTGAGATATGGGTACAATGTTCAAATACATACTGCCTCAAGTGGAGGAAGTGTTTAAATGTGACTGATGCTAGCACAATACCTGACAACTGGGAATGCCATATGAATGCAG ATGAGCGGTACAACTCATGTATGGTGCCACAACAGAAGATAGAAGAACCAGATGAAGATCATGAGTTTGTCTTTACCAGATACAATATTGGTTCCCTTGTCTGGGCTAGAATGCAAGGATTTCCATG GTGGCCTGGGATGCTGGAAGAAGATCCAGACACAGAGTGCTTTTATGAAACTGATGGTGCTTCACTGTACCCA aaaaaataccatGTAGTATTTTTTGGTGACAAGGTGTCAAGGGCATGGGTCTCCTCTAACAATGTAGAAGCTTTCACAGGAGCCGAGGAAATTGAAGATTTTGGCCAA ACCAAGTTGAAGGGTAAAAACTATATGAAGGAATTGGTAAAGGCAAAGGAAGAAGGCATGAAAGCCCTTGAGATGTCAGTCAAG gaaaggATATCTATGTATGGTTTCAGTAAAAGGTACAAAGGTTCATGGGGAGCAGACTTTTCAG GATCACAGACCCTGTCCCAAGAATCAGGTGAAGCAGAAGGTGAGATGGGAGCACATTCAAGTGGTTCCAGAGAAAGCAGTCAAGTTTTAATGGTGCATGAGATTCTAAGTAATGCTGAGAGTGTTCTGAATGAAGCTGAAACTGTGCTTAATGAGTTGGAAGGATCAATGCAGG ACCTGGATACAGACAgtgacttcaagccagagtcaccgaagaaaaagaaaaattccaaGAAAAGAAAGATCAGAGAAGACAAGGAAGAGTCAccgaagaaaaagaaaaattccaaGAAAAGAAAGATCAGAGAAGACaaggaaaatgaaaaagagAATAAAACAGAGGAAATGGAAAGCCAGCCAAGAAAGAGAAAAGTTGAGAAATCTGATGCAGGAGAGaaagcaaagaaaaagaaactccAAGAAGGCAATGATGTGCAGGATGAAGAAAATGCCAAAAGTATGGAAAAGGAGCCAGATAAGGTGGTCCAATCAGAGAGTGATGGTAGAGTGAAGACTGAAGAAAAACCAAAACTGAAGAAAGGAAAGAAGAAAAATGAAGAGAAAAAAGTCAGTCAAAAGAAATGCAATTCTGATAGCATTGAGCAGGTACCTCGTAATAAAGATGATAAGGTTAAGAATAAGGgaaagaaagaatgtgttgaaGAAAGGAAACAGAAAAAACATTAG
- the LOC139136858 gene encoding zinc finger CW-type PWWP domain protein 1-like isoform X1, with protein sequence METLGDETSQKLDPEALSTESDEVVENAGSCSESVVQHDHSSKAKNSQKSSGFSAPIRKSSGDSQKVVGGDISDDNDNEKSSKTTEETGKKKKRGPKPKQNQLNSQKVTGKAVIPIRALTDDEYEDIFSAVLKRMEVDTVNEVNNLEEISTETVNDKDDVKDDFEELLKVEDNFTDKIFDEKQNEDLSADTKNGNVEADVNDADNVSDREAGDEEAQDDQPVEDGAAENQGVYDPDVDESMVNEDLKTPNISNDNLKRICTPKRPAKSSSKKKTGSKQKIARKESNAEKTPRKLDFQHSKNAKDISKKESKERKPKGKKTKKSKREKFAEREIEQSEIWVQCSNTYCLKWRKCLNVTDASTIPDNWECHMNADERYNSCMVPQQKIEEPDEDHEFVFTRYNIGSLVWARMQGFPWWPGMLEEDPDTECFYETDGASLYPKKYHVVFFGDKVSRAWVSSNNVEAFTGAEEIEDFGQTKLKGKNYMKELVKAKEEGMKALEMSVKERISMYGFSKRYKGSWGADFSGSQTLSQESGEAEGEMGAHSSGSRESSQVLMVHEILSNAESVLNEAETVLNELEGSMQDLDTDSDFKPESPKKKKNSKKRKIREDKEESPKKKKNSKKRKIREDKENEKENKTEEMESQPRKRKVEKSDAGEKAKKKKLQEGNDVQDEENAKSMEKEPDKVVQSESDGRVKTEEKPKLKKGKKKNEEKKVSQKKCNSDSIEQVPRNKDDKVKNKGKKECVEERKQKKH encoded by the exons ATGGAAACTTTGGGTGATGAAACATCCCAAAAGCTTGACCCTGAAGCTTTAAGTACTG AGTCTGATGAAGTTGTAGAGAATGCAGGTAGCTGTAGTGAAAGTGTAGTTCAACATGATCATAGTAGCAAAGCTAAGAATTCACAGAAGTCTAGTGGCTTTTCTGCCCCCATCAGAAAATCAAGCGGTGACTCTCAGAAGGTAGTG GGAGGTGACATAAGTGATGATAACGACAATGAGAAAAGTTCAAAAACAACAGAAGAAAccggaaaaaagaaaaaacggGGACCT AAACCTAAACAGAATCAGCTGAACTCTCAGAAAGTGACAGGGAAGGCTGTGATTCCAATCAGAGCCTTAACTGATGATGAATATGAGGATATTTTCAGTGCTGTTCTGAAGAGAATGGAAGTTGACACAG TAAATGAAGTGAACAACTTGGAAGAAATATCAACAGAGACAGTGAATGACAAAGATGATGTTAAAGATGACTTTGAAGAACTCCTTAAAGTTGAAG ATAACTTTACagataaaatttttgatgaaaagcaAAATGAAGATTTGTCTGCTGACACAAAGAATGGGAATGTAGAAGCTGATGTAAACGATGCTGATAATGTCTCTGACCGAGAAGCAGGTGATGAAGAAGCTCAAGATGATCAACCAGTGGAAGACGGTGCAGCAGAGAATCAAGGAGTATATGATCCAGATGTCGATGAATCTATGGT CAATGAAGATCTGAAAACACCAAATATCAGTAACGACAACCTTAAACGTATTTGCACCCCCAAAAGACCTGCAAAATCTTCATCAAAGAAGAAAACAGGCTCCAAGCAAAAGATAGCCAGGAAAGAATCAAATGCAGAGAAAACTCCAAGAAAATTAGATTTTCAGCATTCCAAGAATGCAAAag ATATTTCCAAGAAAGAATCCAAAGAACGGAAACCCAAAGggaagaaaacaaagaaatcaaagCGAGAAAAGTTTGCTGAGAGAGAAATAGAGCAGAGTGAGATATGGGTACAATGTTCAAATACATACTGCCTCAAGTGGAGGAAGTGTTTAAATGTGACTGATGCTAGCACAATACCTGACAACTGGGAATGCCATATGAATGCAG ATGAGCGGTACAACTCATGTATGGTGCCACAACAGAAGATAGAAGAACCAGATGAAGATCATGAGTTTGTCTTTACCAGATACAATATTGGTTCCCTTGTCTGGGCTAGAATGCAAGGATTTCCATG GTGGCCTGGGATGCTGGAAGAAGATCCAGACACAGAGTGCTTTTATGAAACTGATGGTGCTTCACTGTACCCA aaaaaataccatGTAGTATTTTTTGGTGACAAGGTGTCAAGGGCATGGGTCTCCTCTAACAATGTAGAAGCTTTCACAGGAGCCGAGGAAATTGAAGATTTTGGCCAA ACCAAGTTGAAGGGTAAAAACTATATGAAGGAATTGGTAAAGGCAAAGGAAGAAGGCATGAAAGCCCTTGAGATGTCAGTCAAG gaaaggATATCTATGTATGGTTTCAGTAAAAGGTACAAAGGTTCATGGGGAGCAGACTTTTCAG GATCACAGACCCTGTCCCAAGAATCAGGTGAAGCAGAAGGTGAGATGGGAGCACATTCAAGTGGTTCCAGAGAAAGCAGTCAAGTTTTAATGGTGCATGAGATTCTAAGTAATGCTGAGAGTGTTCTGAATGAAGCTGAAACTGTGCTTAATGAGTTGGAAGGATCAATGCAGG ACCTGGATACAGACAgtgacttcaagccagagtcaccgaagaaaaagaaaaattccaaGAAAAGAAAGATCAGAGAAGACAAGGAAGAGTCAccgaagaaaaagaaaaattccaaGAAAAGAAAGATCAGAGAAGACaaggaaaatgaaaaagagAATAAAACAGAGGAAATGGAAAGCCAGCCAAGAAAGAGAAAAGTTGAGAAATCTGATGCAGGAGAGaaagcaaagaaaaagaaactccAAGAAGGCAATGATGTGCAGGATGAAGAAAATGCCAAAAGTATGGAAAAGGAGCCAGATAAGGTGGTCCAATCAGAGAGTGATGGTAGAGTGAAGACTGAAGAAAAACCAAAACTGAAGAAAGGAAAGAAGAAAAATGAAGAGAAAAAAGTCAGTCAAAAGAAATGCAATTCTGATAGCATTGAGCAGGTACCTCGTAATAAAGATGATAAGGTTAAGAATAAGGgaaagaaagaatgtgttgaaGAAAGGAAACAGAAAAAACATTAG